The DNA region CTTATCGCTTCCGCAAGTTGTGCGAGAAGCCAGCAGATGGCTCGAACAGAATCGTACCGGAGTGGCTGGTTTTCGGAACAGCAATACAAATTGGCTATAATTGGATATACGACCACGATATCGGTGCACTTCGAACGAACCGATGGCAGCGAATTGTCGGTATCGGAATTTGGATTCTCGTTGCCAGACGCTTGTTTCCTCGCTCAGAAGATGAATGGCGAAGTTTCTCTCTGGGCGGAAGCATTGGACGACTCTGTTACCGATTCTGGTACGGTGTTTTGTATCCCGTTTCGACAGATGATGATAACTAAGCAGTCCTACGTAACAGGTGTTTCATCTATTCTGACCGGTAAATGAAGTCAGCACCAACCACTACATACCGGGCATACATTTTTCACACCAGCCAGTAATATTCGTGGCAAAGATGGTCGCTAAGTATCAAGACCAGTCATCTATAATCACTGCATTCGCCATCCTCATAGCCATCATCGCTATTGTGGGAACGCAGTTCTTCGGATGGGAGTGGGGGTCTGAACAGCTCATTCCAACAATCATCGGTGTTGTCGTTGCCGGAATTGCTGTAGTTGTTGGTGCCAGAAGAGTAATGGACTGAACGAGAGCAACTCTTTGGCCCCTCTCTGACCAACTGATAACTGCTATTCAGTTCGTATCTCTACATACCGGGAACGTCATTCCTCGATACAATGGAACGAACACAGAATAAGGGTGTGTAGGAGTCCATTTCTTGCACATCGGTTCCTGAAAGTGGTCTATATCGACTAACTCACTGCCTGATTTACCCTCGATTTACTGCTATAGTCCCGATATAGGGTTTCCTCTCTTACTGGTTGGATCAGTCTCACCTATCGGGAGTGCGTTTTTGCACATCGTATCGCGGGGTGATTGTGCAAATCGAGGGTTGGTGTTTTCTGTGCGTGCAACCCCAGAGCGCCAAAAAGGGGTTCGCAGAGAGAATCTTGTGCAACAATCGCCTTTGTGAGAGAGGGAACTGTTGCACAAGGCAACCACTCTCCACCATACTTATCTATACACACTCTATACACACTAACATGGATCGAAAGAACATCACCATTCGCGAGGATCAGTCTGAATGGATCGCCGCACGCGGTGTCAACCTCTCGCGGTTCGTTCAAGAGCGCCTCGATGAGGAGATGGGCCCTTCCGACGACGAGCTCGCCGAAGCCTACCGTGAAAACGCAGAGAACGCCCGACAGATGAACGAAGAGTGGAGCAACGTTTCGACCGAGGCGAACCAGCACCTCGGCGAGAACTCTCTTGAGGACAATTCGTGAGCCAATTGCACCGTGGCGATATTGTCCGTGTCGACCTCGGCGGCCCGGACAATGACGATACCCGTGGGTCGGAAATGTACAAGGAGC from Halalkalicoccus subterraneus includes:
- a CDS encoding multidrug transporter translates to MVAKYQDQSSIITAFAILIAIIAIVGTQFFGWEWGSEQLIPTIIGVVVAGIAVVVGARRVMD